One Lampris incognitus isolate fLamInc1 chromosome 14, fLamInc1.hap2, whole genome shotgun sequence DNA window includes the following coding sequences:
- the myl12.2 gene encoding myosin, light chain 12, genome duplicate 2, with the protein MSSKRAKGKNTKKRPQRATSNVFAMFDQSQIQEFKEAFNMIDQNRDGFIDKEDLHDMLASLGKNPTDEYLETMMNEAPGPINFTMFLTMFGEKLNGTDPEDVIRNAFACFDEEGTGIIHEDYLRELLTTMGDRFTDEEVDELFREAPIDKKGNFNYVAFTRILKHGAKDKDD; encoded by the exons ATGTCCAGCAAAAGGGCCAAGGGGAAGAACACCAAGAAGCGTCCCCAGCGCGCCACCTCCAACGTGTTCGCCATGTTTGATCAGTCTCAGATCCAGGAGTTCAAGGAGGCCTTCAACATGATCGACCAGAATCGGGACGGCTTTATTGACAAAGAGGACCTGCATGACATGTTGGCCTCCTTAG GTAAGAACCCTACAGATGAGTACCTGGAAACCATGATGAATGAAGCCCCTGGCCCGATCAACTTTACCATGTTCCTCACCATGTTTGGAGAGAAGCTGAATGGCACAGATCCTGAGGATGTGATCCGCAATGCTTTCGCATGCTTCGATGAGGAAGGGACAG GTATTATCCATGAGGATTATCTACGAGAGCTGCTCACCACCATGGGAGACAGGTTTACAGATGAGGAGGTGGATGAGCTCTTCAGGGAGGCACCCATTGACAAAAAGGGCAACTTCAACTATGTAGCATTCACACGCATTCTCAAGCATGGTGCTAAAGACAAGGACGATTAG
- the bag1 gene encoding BAG family molecular chaperone regulator 1, whose protein sequence is MAEQTITVTCAYGSTKHSITLSGQDGTEPTVKDLSDALTQATGVPASSQKLIFKGKSLKNMEESLSSFGMKQGCKLMMIGKRNSPEEEAELKKLKDIEKSVEQMAKKLEKVDGELAGLKNGFLAKDLQAEALGKLDHRVKVAAEQFMKILEQIDSMSVPENFCDCKMKKKGLVKTVQDFLAQCDKIEAGISDHLAKIQSKNLALAE, encoded by the exons GCTCTACAAAGCACAGCATTACACTGTCAGGACAGGATGGGACTGAACCCACGGTGAAAGACTTGTCAGATGCGCTAACTCAAGCCACCGGTGTTCCGGCATCATCACAGAAGCTCATCTTCAAAG GTAAATCGCTGAAGAACATGGAGGAAAGTCTCTCCAGCTTTGGAATGAAACAAGGCTGTAAACTCATGATGATTGGGAAAAGG AACAGTCCTGAGGAAGAGGCTGAACTGAAGAAGTTGAAAGACATTGAGAAGTCCGTAGAACAGATGGCCAAAAAGCTGGAAAAAGTAGATGGGGAACTGGCAGGACTCAAGAAT GGCTTCCTAGCCAAGGATCTTCAGGCAGAGGCGCTGGGTAAACTGGACCACAGAGTCAAAGTAGCAGCTGAGCAGTTTATGAAGATCTTGGAACAGATAGATTCCATG AGTGTACCAGAAAATTTTTGTGACTGTAAGATGAAGAAAAAAGGTCTAGTGAAAACAGTTCAG GATTTCCTGGCCCAGTGTGACAAGATCGAAGCTGGGATTTCAGACCACCTAGCAAAGATACAATCTAAAAACCTTGCCCTGGCAGAGTAG